The proteins below are encoded in one region of Conger conger chromosome 17, fConCon1.1, whole genome shotgun sequence:
- the LOC133116334 gene encoding disco-interacting protein 2 homolog A-like isoform X1, giving the protein MAERNSTGLLMMMLEPTPAAAMTLPAEVREKLAELELELSEGDITQKGYEKKRGKLLAPYIPQTQGVDPSLQTDGRVQPAPAAPAASKQHKTRAANSRDERFRSDIHTEAVQAALAKYKERKMPMPSKRRSVLVQSSVEACTPPDTSSASEDEGSLRRQGRTASSTPCQAHPSVEHWFNRVIQGSSTSSSASSTSSHPGGRPHAAAAATLLADLMAHTQIDNHCAPPDVTGVSERSVHVERPQVPSVRGVPRGCNHGNALETADGFPGKGGSVVRRTDGVPVNSRVSSKIQQLLNTLKRPKRAPLREFFLDDFQELLDVQHPDPNQPKPEGTQMCPLEGEPLGVVTNWPPSLLASLQRWGSSQPKSPCLTSLDNAGKPVYTLTYGKLWTRSLKLAYTLLNKLSSRNEPLLRSGDRVALVFPNNDPVMFMVAFYGCLLAELVPVPIEVPLTRKDAGSQQIGFLLGSCGVTLALTTDACQKGLPKAQTGEVATFKGWPRLLWFVTDGKHVVKPPKDWHPSVRDASNDIAYIEYKTSKEGSTMGITVSHSAMLAHCHTLTQACGYAEAETITNVLDFKRDAGLWHGVLTSVMNRMHVVSVPYSLMKVNPLSWIQKVHAYKARVAVVKSRDMHWSLLAQRDQRDISLSSLRMLVVADGANPWSISSCDAFLNVFQARGLRPEVICPCASSPEAMTVSIRRPPEMGVPPPGKAVLSMSGLSYGVIRVDTEEKLSVLTVQDVGQVMPGALVCVVRVDGTPSLCRTDEVGEICVSSSSSGVAYFGLPGMTKSVFQTIPVTSSGAPISDRPFTRTSLLGFVGPDNLVFVVGKMDGLMVVSGRRHNADDVVATALAVEPMKFVYRGRIAVFSLSVLHDDRVVVVAEQRPDASEEDSFQWMSRVLQAIDSIHQVGVYCLALVPANTLPKAPLGGIHISETKQRFLEGALHPCNVLMCPHTCVTNLPKPRQKQPEVGPASMIVGNLVAGKRIAQACGRDVTQLEDNDQARKFLYMQDVLQWRAQATPDHPLFLLLNAKGTVASTASCLQLHKRAERAAVALMERARLNTGDHVALLYPPGIDLIATFYGCLYAGCVPVTVRPPHSQNLATTLPTVKMIVEVSKSVCILTTQAIMKLLKSKEAAAAVDVKTWPMVLDTDDLPRKKAPQIYKPPTPEMLAYLDFSVSTTGILAGVKMSHAATSALCRSIKLQCELYPSRQIAICLDPYCGLGFALWCLCSVYSGHQSILVPPLELESNVSLWLTAVSQYKVRVTFCSYSVMEMCTRGLGPQTEALRMRNVNLSCVRTCMVVAEERPRIALTQSFSKIFKDLGLSARAVSTTFGCRVNVAVCLQANRLGKLAEQGTAGPDPTTVYVDMRALRHDRVRLVERGSPHSLPLMESGKILPGVKVIIANTETKGPLGDSHLGEVWVSSPHNATGYYTVYGEEALHADHFSTKLSFGDTQTVWARTGYLGFLRRTELTDACGERHDALYVVGSLDETLELRGMRYHPIDIETSVIRSHKSIAECAVFTWTNLLVVAVELCGSEQEALDLVALVTSVVLEEHYLIVGVVVVVDPGVIPINSRGEKQRMHLRDGFLADQLDPIYVAYNM; this is encoded by the exons GTGTAGACCCGTCTCTGCAGACTGACGGCAGGGTCCAGCCCGCACCAGCCGCTCCTGCGGCCTCCAAGCAGCACAAGACCCGGGCCGCCAACTCCCGCGATGAGCGCTTTCGATCCG ACATCCACACAGAAGCTGTGCAGGCGGCCCTGGCTAAGTACAAAGAGAGGAAGATGCCCATGCCCTCCAAGCGACGCTCCGTGCTAGTCCAGTCCTCCGTGGAGGCATGCACCCCCCCAG ACACCTCGTCGGCTTCTGAAGACGAGGGCTCGCTGCGGAGGCAGGGCCGGACGGCCTCCTCCACGCCCTGTCAGGCCCACCCCAGCGTGGAGCACTGGTTTAACAGGGTCATCCAGGGCTCGTCCACCTCatcctccgcctcctccacctcatccCACCCCGGAGGGAGGCCCCACGCGGCGGCCGCCGCCACTCTGCTAGCCGACCTCATGGCGCACACCCAGATAG ATAACCACTGTGCGCCCCCAGATGTGACGGGCGTGTCCGAGCGCTCCGTGCACGTGGAGCGGCCCCAGGTGCCCTCAGTGCGAGGCGTCCCACGGGGCTGCAACCATGGCAACGCCCTGGAAACTGCCGACG GCTTTCCTGGGAAAGGTGGGAGTGTCGTCCGTAGAACGGATG GCGTCCCTGTGAACAGCCGCGTCTCCTCCAAGATCCAGCAGCTGCTGAACACGCTGAAGAGGCCCAAGCGGGCTCCGCTGCGCGAGTTCTTCCTGGACGACTTCCAGGAGCTGCTGGACG TCCAGCATCCTGACCCAAACCAGCCCAAACCGGAGGGGACCCAGATGTGTCCGCTCGAAGGGGAGCCTCTGGGCGTGGTCACAAATTGGCCCCCCTCCCTGCTGGCGTCCCTGCAGCGCTGGGGCAGCAGCCAGCCCAAGAGCCCCTGCCTGACCTCCCTGGACAACGCGGGCAAGCCCGTGTACACCCTGACCTACG GCAAGCTGTGGACACGGAGCTTGAAGCTGGCCTACACCCTGCTGAACAAGCTGAGCTCCAGAAACGAACCTCTGCTCCGGTCCGGGGACCGC GTTGCACTCGTGTTCCCAAACAACGACCCTGTTATGTTCATGGTGGCCTTCTATGGCTGTCTCCTGGCTGAGCTGGTGCCTGTGCCCATAGAGGTGCCCCTCACACGGAAG GATGCAGGAAGTCAGCAGATCGGCTTCCTTTTGGGCAGCTGTGGGGTCACCCTGGCCCTGACAACAGACGCCTGTCAGAAGGGTCTCCCCAAAGCTCAGACGGGGGAGGTCGCCACCTTCAAAG gttggcCACGGTTGCTGTGGTTTGTGACAGACGGCAAGCACGTAGTTAAGCCCCCCAAAGACTGGCACCCCTCAGTACGGGATGCCAGCAATGACATCGCCTACATCGAG TATAAGACCAGCAAGGAGGGCAGCACCATGGGCATTACTGTGTCACACTCCGCCATGTTGGCGCACTGCCACACGCTCACGCAGGCCTGCGGCTATGCAGAGG CTGAGACCATAACGAATGTTCTGGATTTCAAAAGGGATGCAGGGCTATGGCACGGTGTTCTCACG AGTGTAATGAACAGGATGCACGTGGTCAGCGTCCCCTACTCCCTGATGAAAGTCAACCCCCTCTCCTGGATTCAGAAAGTGCACGCCTACAAAG CGCGGGTGGCGGTGGTGAAGTCGCGGGACATGCACTGGTCGCTCCTGGCCCAGCGGGACCAGCGGGACATCAGCCTCAGCTCCCTCCGCATGCTGGTCGTCGCAGACGGAGCCAACCCAT GGTCCATCTCGTCCTGCGACGCCTTCCTCAACGTGTTCCAGGCGCGGGGGCTTCGGCCCGAGGTGATCTGTCCCTGCGCCAGCTCTCCCGAGGCCATGACCGTCTCCATCCGCAG ACCTCCTGAGATGGGCGTCCCTCCCCCGGGGAAGGCGGTTCTGTCCATGAGCGGTCTGAGCTACGGGGTCATCAGAGTGGACACGGAGGAGAAGCTGTCCGTGCTCACTGTGCAGGACGTGGGGCAGGTCATGCCCGGGG CTCTGGTGTGCGTGGTGCGGGTGGACGGCACGCCCTCGCTCTGTCGGACGGACGAGGTGGGCGAGATCTGcgtcagctcctccagctccggCGTGGCCTACTTCGGCCTCCCGGGAATGACCAAGAGCGTCTTCCAG ACCATCCCGGTGACGTCATCGGGGGCTCCCATCAGCGACAGGCCCTTCACTCGCACCTCGCTGCTGGGCTTCGTGGGACCG GACAACCTGGTGTTTGTTGTGGGGAAGATGGACGGGCTGATGGTGGTCAGCGGGCGGAGACACAACGCGGACGACGTGGTCGCCACGGCGCTGGCAGTTGAGCCCATGAAGTTTGTCTATAGAGGCAG AATCGCCGTGTTCTCCCTGTCCGTGCTGCATGACGACCGCGTGGTGGTGGTGGCAGAGCAGAGGCCCGACGCGTCCGAAGAGGACAGCTTCCAGTGGATGAGCCGAGTGCTGCAG GCCATCGACAGCATCCACCAGGTGGGGGTGTACTGCTTGGCCCTGGTCCCTGCCAACACACTGCCCAAGGCCCCTCTGGGCGGCATTCACATCTCTGAGACCAAGCAGCGcttcctggagggggcgctgcacCCCTGCAACGTGCTCATGTGCCCCCACACCTGCGTCACCAACCTGCCCAAGCCCCGGCAGAAACAGCCAG AGGTGGGCCCTGCTTCAATGATAGTGGGGAACCTGGTGGCTGGGAAGAGAATCGCTCAGGCTTGTGGGAGAGACGTGACGCAACTGGAGGACAATGACCAGGCACGTAAG TTCCTGTACATGCAGGATGTTCTGCAGTGGAGGGCGCAGGCAACCCCAGATCATCCTCTTTTTCTGCTGCTGAATGCCAAG GGCACTGTGGCCAGCACCGCCTCCTGCCTGCAGCTGCACAAGCGGGCGGAGCGTGCCGCCGTGGCGCTGATGGAGAGGGCGAGGCTGAACACGGGGGACCACGTGGCTCTGCTGTACCCCCCAG GTATCGACCTGATCGCCACCTTCTACGGGTGCCTGTATGCAGGCTGCGTGCCAGTCACCGTCAGACCCCCCCACTCGCAGAATCTGGCAACCACCCTGCCCACCGTCAAGATGATTGTTGAG GTCAGCAAGTCCGTTTGCATCCTGACCACTCAAGCAATAATGAAGCTGCTCAAATCCAAAGAGGCCGCAGCCGCCGTTGATGTGAAGACGTGGCCGATGGTGCTAGACAcag ATGACCTCCCGAGGAAGAAGGCTCCTCAGATCTACAAGCCTCCCACTCCTGAGATGCTGGCCTACCTGGACTTCAGTGTGTCCACCACTGGAATCCTAGCAGGAGTGAAG ATGTCCCACGCTGCCACCAGTGCCTTGTGCCGCTCCATTAAGCTGCAATGTGAGCTGTACCCCTCCCGCCAGATCGCCATCTGCCTGGACCCCTACTGCGGCCTGGGGTTTGCCCTCTGGTGTCTGTGCAG CGTGTActcaggtcaccagtccatcctGGTCCCCCCCCTGGAGCTGGAGAGCAACGTGTCCCTGTGGCTGACGGCGGTCAGCCAGTACAAGGTGCGCGTCACCTTCTGCTCCTACTCCGTCATGGAGATGTGCACCCGAGGGCTGGGCCCACAGACCGAGGCGCTCCGG ATGCGGAACGTGAACCTGTCGTGCGTGCGCACCTGCATGGTGGTGGCGGAGGAGCGGCCCCGCATCGCCCTCACTCAGTCCTTCTCCAAGATCTTCAAGGACCTGGGCCTCTCCGCCCGAGCCGTCAGCACCACCTTCGGGTGCCGGGTCAACGTGGCCGTCTGCCtgcag GCCAACAGGCTGGGGAAGCTGGCTGAGCAG GGTACTGCTGGTCCTGACCCCACCACCGTCTATGTGGACATGAGAGCACTGCGGCATGACAG GGTACGTCTAGTGGAGAGAGGGTCACCTCATAGCCTCCCGCTAATGGAATCTGGAAAG ATCTTGCCAGGGGTGAAGGTGATTATAGCAAACACGGAGACTAAAGGGCCCCTGGGAGATTCGCACCTGGGCGAG GTCTGGGTGAGCAGCCCCCACAATGCAACGGGGTACTACACCGTGTACGGAGAGGAGGCGCTGCACGCCGACCACTTCAGCACGAAGCTGAGCTTCGGGGACACGCAGACGGTGTGGGCGCGCACCGGGTACCTCGGCTTCCTGCGTCGCACAGAGCTCACCGACGCCTGCGGAG AGCGCCATGATGCGCTGTATGTGGTGGGCTCCCTGGACGAGACTCTTGAGCTGAGAGGCATGCGCTACCACCCCATCGACATCGAGACGTCCGTCATCCGCTCGCACAAGAGCATCGCAGAGTG CGCGGTGTTCACCTGGACCAACCTGCTGGTGGTGGCGGTGGAGCTGTGTGGCTCGGAGCAGGAGGCCCTGGACCTGGTGGCCCTGGTGACCAGCGTGGTGCTGGAGGAGCACTACCTGATCGTGggcgtggtggtggtggtggaccCCGGGGTCATCCCCATCAACTCCCGCGGGGAGAAGCAGCGCATGCACCTGCGCGACGGCTTCCTGGCCGACCAGCTGGACCCCATCTACGTGGCCTACAACATGTGA
- the LOC133116334 gene encoding disco-interacting protein 2 homolog A-like isoform X2, which produces MAERNSTGLLMMMLEPTPAAAMTLPAEVREKLAELELELSEGDITQKGYEKKRGKLLAPYIPQTQGVDPSLQTDGRVQPAPAAPAASKQHKTRAANSRDERFRSDIHTEAVQAALAKYKERKMPMPSKRRSVLVQSSVEACTPPDTSSASEDEGSLRRQGRTASSTPCQAHPSVEHWFNRVIQGSSTSSSASSTSSHPGGRPHAAAAATLLADLMAHTQIDNHCAPPDVTGVSERSVHVERPQVPSVRGVPRGCNHGNALETADGFPGKGGSVVRRTDGVPVNSRVSSKIQQLLNTLKRPKRAPLREFFLDDFQELLDVQHPDPNQPKPEGTQMCPLEGEPLGVVTNWPPSLLASLQRWGSSQPKSPCLTSLDNAGKPVYTLTYGKLWTRSLKLAYTLLNKLSSRNEPLLRSGDRVALVFPNNDPVMFMVAFYGCLLAELVPVPIEVPLTRKDAGSQQIGFLLGSCGVTLALTTDACQKGLPKAQTGEVATFKGWPRLLWFVTDGKHVVKPPKDWHPSVRDASNDIAYIEYKTSKEGSTMGITVSHSAMLAHCHTLTQACGYAEAETITNVLDFKRDAGLWHGVLTSVMNRMHVVSVPYSLMKVNPLSWIQKVHAYKARVAVVKSRDMHWSLLAQRDQRDISLSSLRMLVVADGANPWSISSCDAFLNVFQARGLRPEVICPCASSPEAMTVSIRRPPEMGVPPPGKAVLSMSGLSYGVIRVDTEEKLSVLTVQDVGQVMPGALVCVVRVDGTPSLCRTDEVGEICVSSSSSGVAYFGLPGMTKSVFQTIPVTSSGAPISDRPFTRTSLLGFVGPDNLVFVVGKMDGLMVVSGRRHNADDVVATALAVEPMKFVYRGRIAVFSLSVLHDDRVVVVAEQRPDASEEDSFQWMSRVLQAIDSIHQVGVYCLALVPANTLPKAPLGGIHISETKQRFLEGALHPCNVLMCPHTCVTNLPKPRQKQPEVGPASMIVGNLVAGKRIAQACGRDVTQLEDNDQARKFLYMQDVLQWRAQATPDHPLFLLLNAKGTVASTASCLQLHKRAERAAVALMERARLNTGDHVALLYPPGIDLIATFYGCLYAGCVPVTVRPPHSQNLATTLPTVKMIVEVSKSVCILTTQAIMKLLKSKEAAAAVDVKTWPMVLDTDDLPRKKAPQIYKPPTPEMLAYLDFSVSTTGILAGVKMSHAATSALCRSIKLQCELYPSRQIAICLDPYCGLGFALWCLCSVYSGHQSILVPPLELESNVSLWLTAVSQYKVRVTFCSYSVMEMCTRGLGPQTEALRMRNVNLSCVRTCMVVAEERPRIALTQSFSKIFKDLGLSARAVSTTFGCRVNVAVCLQGTAGPDPTTVYVDMRALRHDRVRLVERGSPHSLPLMESGKILPGVKVIIANTETKGPLGDSHLGEVWVSSPHNATGYYTVYGEEALHADHFSTKLSFGDTQTVWARTGYLGFLRRTELTDACGERHDALYVVGSLDETLELRGMRYHPIDIETSVIRSHKSIAECAVFTWTNLLVVAVELCGSEQEALDLVALVTSVVLEEHYLIVGVVVVVDPGVIPINSRGEKQRMHLRDGFLADQLDPIYVAYNM; this is translated from the exons GTGTAGACCCGTCTCTGCAGACTGACGGCAGGGTCCAGCCCGCACCAGCCGCTCCTGCGGCCTCCAAGCAGCACAAGACCCGGGCCGCCAACTCCCGCGATGAGCGCTTTCGATCCG ACATCCACACAGAAGCTGTGCAGGCGGCCCTGGCTAAGTACAAAGAGAGGAAGATGCCCATGCCCTCCAAGCGACGCTCCGTGCTAGTCCAGTCCTCCGTGGAGGCATGCACCCCCCCAG ACACCTCGTCGGCTTCTGAAGACGAGGGCTCGCTGCGGAGGCAGGGCCGGACGGCCTCCTCCACGCCCTGTCAGGCCCACCCCAGCGTGGAGCACTGGTTTAACAGGGTCATCCAGGGCTCGTCCACCTCatcctccgcctcctccacctcatccCACCCCGGAGGGAGGCCCCACGCGGCGGCCGCCGCCACTCTGCTAGCCGACCTCATGGCGCACACCCAGATAG ATAACCACTGTGCGCCCCCAGATGTGACGGGCGTGTCCGAGCGCTCCGTGCACGTGGAGCGGCCCCAGGTGCCCTCAGTGCGAGGCGTCCCACGGGGCTGCAACCATGGCAACGCCCTGGAAACTGCCGACG GCTTTCCTGGGAAAGGTGGGAGTGTCGTCCGTAGAACGGATG GCGTCCCTGTGAACAGCCGCGTCTCCTCCAAGATCCAGCAGCTGCTGAACACGCTGAAGAGGCCCAAGCGGGCTCCGCTGCGCGAGTTCTTCCTGGACGACTTCCAGGAGCTGCTGGACG TCCAGCATCCTGACCCAAACCAGCCCAAACCGGAGGGGACCCAGATGTGTCCGCTCGAAGGGGAGCCTCTGGGCGTGGTCACAAATTGGCCCCCCTCCCTGCTGGCGTCCCTGCAGCGCTGGGGCAGCAGCCAGCCCAAGAGCCCCTGCCTGACCTCCCTGGACAACGCGGGCAAGCCCGTGTACACCCTGACCTACG GCAAGCTGTGGACACGGAGCTTGAAGCTGGCCTACACCCTGCTGAACAAGCTGAGCTCCAGAAACGAACCTCTGCTCCGGTCCGGGGACCGC GTTGCACTCGTGTTCCCAAACAACGACCCTGTTATGTTCATGGTGGCCTTCTATGGCTGTCTCCTGGCTGAGCTGGTGCCTGTGCCCATAGAGGTGCCCCTCACACGGAAG GATGCAGGAAGTCAGCAGATCGGCTTCCTTTTGGGCAGCTGTGGGGTCACCCTGGCCCTGACAACAGACGCCTGTCAGAAGGGTCTCCCCAAAGCTCAGACGGGGGAGGTCGCCACCTTCAAAG gttggcCACGGTTGCTGTGGTTTGTGACAGACGGCAAGCACGTAGTTAAGCCCCCCAAAGACTGGCACCCCTCAGTACGGGATGCCAGCAATGACATCGCCTACATCGAG TATAAGACCAGCAAGGAGGGCAGCACCATGGGCATTACTGTGTCACACTCCGCCATGTTGGCGCACTGCCACACGCTCACGCAGGCCTGCGGCTATGCAGAGG CTGAGACCATAACGAATGTTCTGGATTTCAAAAGGGATGCAGGGCTATGGCACGGTGTTCTCACG AGTGTAATGAACAGGATGCACGTGGTCAGCGTCCCCTACTCCCTGATGAAAGTCAACCCCCTCTCCTGGATTCAGAAAGTGCACGCCTACAAAG CGCGGGTGGCGGTGGTGAAGTCGCGGGACATGCACTGGTCGCTCCTGGCCCAGCGGGACCAGCGGGACATCAGCCTCAGCTCCCTCCGCATGCTGGTCGTCGCAGACGGAGCCAACCCAT GGTCCATCTCGTCCTGCGACGCCTTCCTCAACGTGTTCCAGGCGCGGGGGCTTCGGCCCGAGGTGATCTGTCCCTGCGCCAGCTCTCCCGAGGCCATGACCGTCTCCATCCGCAG ACCTCCTGAGATGGGCGTCCCTCCCCCGGGGAAGGCGGTTCTGTCCATGAGCGGTCTGAGCTACGGGGTCATCAGAGTGGACACGGAGGAGAAGCTGTCCGTGCTCACTGTGCAGGACGTGGGGCAGGTCATGCCCGGGG CTCTGGTGTGCGTGGTGCGGGTGGACGGCACGCCCTCGCTCTGTCGGACGGACGAGGTGGGCGAGATCTGcgtcagctcctccagctccggCGTGGCCTACTTCGGCCTCCCGGGAATGACCAAGAGCGTCTTCCAG ACCATCCCGGTGACGTCATCGGGGGCTCCCATCAGCGACAGGCCCTTCACTCGCACCTCGCTGCTGGGCTTCGTGGGACCG GACAACCTGGTGTTTGTTGTGGGGAAGATGGACGGGCTGATGGTGGTCAGCGGGCGGAGACACAACGCGGACGACGTGGTCGCCACGGCGCTGGCAGTTGAGCCCATGAAGTTTGTCTATAGAGGCAG AATCGCCGTGTTCTCCCTGTCCGTGCTGCATGACGACCGCGTGGTGGTGGTGGCAGAGCAGAGGCCCGACGCGTCCGAAGAGGACAGCTTCCAGTGGATGAGCCGAGTGCTGCAG GCCATCGACAGCATCCACCAGGTGGGGGTGTACTGCTTGGCCCTGGTCCCTGCCAACACACTGCCCAAGGCCCCTCTGGGCGGCATTCACATCTCTGAGACCAAGCAGCGcttcctggagggggcgctgcacCCCTGCAACGTGCTCATGTGCCCCCACACCTGCGTCACCAACCTGCCCAAGCCCCGGCAGAAACAGCCAG AGGTGGGCCCTGCTTCAATGATAGTGGGGAACCTGGTGGCTGGGAAGAGAATCGCTCAGGCTTGTGGGAGAGACGTGACGCAACTGGAGGACAATGACCAGGCACGTAAG TTCCTGTACATGCAGGATGTTCTGCAGTGGAGGGCGCAGGCAACCCCAGATCATCCTCTTTTTCTGCTGCTGAATGCCAAG GGCACTGTGGCCAGCACCGCCTCCTGCCTGCAGCTGCACAAGCGGGCGGAGCGTGCCGCCGTGGCGCTGATGGAGAGGGCGAGGCTGAACACGGGGGACCACGTGGCTCTGCTGTACCCCCCAG GTATCGACCTGATCGCCACCTTCTACGGGTGCCTGTATGCAGGCTGCGTGCCAGTCACCGTCAGACCCCCCCACTCGCAGAATCTGGCAACCACCCTGCCCACCGTCAAGATGATTGTTGAG GTCAGCAAGTCCGTTTGCATCCTGACCACTCAAGCAATAATGAAGCTGCTCAAATCCAAAGAGGCCGCAGCCGCCGTTGATGTGAAGACGTGGCCGATGGTGCTAGACAcag ATGACCTCCCGAGGAAGAAGGCTCCTCAGATCTACAAGCCTCCCACTCCTGAGATGCTGGCCTACCTGGACTTCAGTGTGTCCACCACTGGAATCCTAGCAGGAGTGAAG ATGTCCCACGCTGCCACCAGTGCCTTGTGCCGCTCCATTAAGCTGCAATGTGAGCTGTACCCCTCCCGCCAGATCGCCATCTGCCTGGACCCCTACTGCGGCCTGGGGTTTGCCCTCTGGTGTCTGTGCAG CGTGTActcaggtcaccagtccatcctGGTCCCCCCCCTGGAGCTGGAGAGCAACGTGTCCCTGTGGCTGACGGCGGTCAGCCAGTACAAGGTGCGCGTCACCTTCTGCTCCTACTCCGTCATGGAGATGTGCACCCGAGGGCTGGGCCCACAGACCGAGGCGCTCCGG ATGCGGAACGTGAACCTGTCGTGCGTGCGCACCTGCATGGTGGTGGCGGAGGAGCGGCCCCGCATCGCCCTCACTCAGTCCTTCTCCAAGATCTTCAAGGACCTGGGCCTCTCCGCCCGAGCCGTCAGCACCACCTTCGGGTGCCGGGTCAACGTGGCCGTCTGCCtgcag GGTACTGCTGGTCCTGACCCCACCACCGTCTATGTGGACATGAGAGCACTGCGGCATGACAG GGTACGTCTAGTGGAGAGAGGGTCACCTCATAGCCTCCCGCTAATGGAATCTGGAAAG ATCTTGCCAGGGGTGAAGGTGATTATAGCAAACACGGAGACTAAAGGGCCCCTGGGAGATTCGCACCTGGGCGAG GTCTGGGTGAGCAGCCCCCACAATGCAACGGGGTACTACACCGTGTACGGAGAGGAGGCGCTGCACGCCGACCACTTCAGCACGAAGCTGAGCTTCGGGGACACGCAGACGGTGTGGGCGCGCACCGGGTACCTCGGCTTCCTGCGTCGCACAGAGCTCACCGACGCCTGCGGAG AGCGCCATGATGCGCTGTATGTGGTGGGCTCCCTGGACGAGACTCTTGAGCTGAGAGGCATGCGCTACCACCCCATCGACATCGAGACGTCCGTCATCCGCTCGCACAAGAGCATCGCAGAGTG CGCGGTGTTCACCTGGACCAACCTGCTGGTGGTGGCGGTGGAGCTGTGTGGCTCGGAGCAGGAGGCCCTGGACCTGGTGGCCCTGGTGACCAGCGTGGTGCTGGAGGAGCACTACCTGATCGTGggcgtggtggtggtggtggaccCCGGGGTCATCCCCATCAACTCCCGCGGGGAGAAGCAGCGCATGCACCTGCGCGACGGCTTCCTGGCCGACCAGCTGGACCCCATCTACGTGGCCTACAACATGTGA